One Apostichopus japonicus isolate 1M-3 chromosome 7, ASM3797524v1, whole genome shotgun sequence genomic region harbors:
- the LOC139970043 gene encoding uncharacterized protein, translating into MESVGAGAPPPKRPRGRPPRGNPPAKRAYSLDRAKREGTRVYLLDSFPSWVQQKKEFETSSGDGEAGKKSSHAEFANHLLKHHSDRLCRLCKRSYQISVETQTNKDDTLPDTSTIGSAGNDDRKRMSSTPHTSKARRQLVEDYMPSPIVQHLAGPSNQHEDIMDGCTEESDLSDLEIDDALDSYRGDDATFGKRPDDEETAESEVFHFDTGSCDQMLEDESVDPHSGEASSGEIDDAKCIVSLREITKLLQNVYGANCSKCSDKLIYSTNPIGTAVIFKWSCSNGHVGVWHSQPRFSNMFSGNIQFPSAVVLSGNNFSKMALFFKFCKIHFVSSTTFFRVQRLYVSPSVKDEWRTHQSSLFESLKEQQLCVAGDGRTDSPGHCAQYCTYSFMDTSGSKILHVDVVDVRETGGKSTNMERLAFERGLDYLMANVNVTEVVTDAHVQTTALIKNCEKYENVEHSIDVWHGAKNFVKKVIALSQMKGNEDLRLWIPAIRNHFWHCSRECAGDVLKLKALWWSMLHHIVNEHDWVLSIDGSIGKCQHGELDPSERNKPWLKKDSPPHAALRKAMTNKRFLNMLPYYKNFKHTGNLESFHNHMLMYASKRCSYSFEGYVTRMLLSAIDHNYHSDREYAAPKDVVSGYRQKYSKRTRKWAPERLKVAKDYGYIPQLMRRIFSMRATTPGHLSQHVSLASNNPLLLQSNIANVPKPSITQLLQEHKSRFEKN; encoded by the exons ATGGAGAGTGTTGGAGCGGGTGCACCTCCTCCTAAAAGACCAAGAGGAAGACCTCCGCGTGGTAATCCTCCAGCGAAACGAGCTTATAGTCTCGATCGGGCCAAACGTGAGGGGACAAGAGTGTATCTTTTAGATTCTTTTCCTTCTTGGGtacaacaaaagaaagaatttgaaaCTTCATCTGGAGATGGTGAAGCTGGAAAGAAGTCGTCGCATGCGGAGTTTGCAAATCACCTACTGAAACATCACAGCGACAGACTGTGTCGTTTATGTAAAAG ATCATACCAAATTTCAGTGGAGactcaaacaaacaaagatgaTACACTACCAGATACAAGCACAATTGGATCTGCAG GGAATGATGATAGGAAGAGAATGTCTTCAACCCCACATACATCAAAAGCCAGAAGACAACTTGTGGAAGACTACATGCCATCTCCTATTGTGCAACATCTTGCTGGACCCTCAAATCAACATGAAGACATCATGGATGGGTGTACTGAAGA ATCAGACCTAAGTGACCTAGAAATAGACGATGCTTTGGACAGTTACAGAGGTGATGATGCAACTTTTGGAAAGAG ACCAGATGATGAAGAAACAGCAGAGTCAGAGGTTTTCCATTTTGATACCGGGTCATGTGACCAAATGCTGGAAGACGAGTCAGTTGATCCACATTCAGGAGAAGCCTCGTCTGGTGAAATTGACGATGCAAAGTGCATTGTATCTCTTAGAGAGATAacaaaattattgcaaaatgtttatGGTGCAAATTGTTCAAAATGCAGTGACAAACTTATTTACAGCACCAATCCCATAGGTACTGCAGTTATTTTTAAGTGGAGCTGTAGTAATGGCCATGTAGGTGTGTGGCATTCACAGCCACGCTTTTCAAATATGTTTTCAGGTAACATTCAGTTCCCTTCAGCTGTTGTTTTATCTGGaaataatttttcaaagatggctctctttttcaaattttgtaaaattcatTTTGTTAGTTCCACTACTTTTTTTCGAGTCCAAAGACTATATGTTTCACCGTCTGTAAAAGACGAATGGCGGACTCACCAGAGCAGCTTATTTGAATCTCTGAAGGAGCAGCAATTGTGTGTTGCAGGTGATGGGAGAACAGATTCTCCAGGGCATTGTGCCCAATATTGTACTTACAGTTTCATGGACACCAGTGGTTCAAAAATTCTGCATGTAGATGTTGTTGATGTTCGTGAAACCGGGGGTAAGAGCACAAACATGGAAAGGCTAGCATTTGAAAGAGGGCTAGATTACTTAATGGCAAATGTTAATGTTACTGAGGTTGTAACAGATGCCCATGTCCAGACAACAGCACTCATCAAAAATTgtgagaaatatgaaaatgtagaGCACAGCATTGATGTATGGCATGGTGCCAAAAATTTTGTTAAGAAGGTCATTGCACTTTCTCAAATGAAGGGTAATGAAGACCTACGTTTATGGATACCAGCCATTCGTAATCATTTCTGGCATTGCTCAAGGGAATGTGCTGGTGATGTGTTAAAACTGAAGGCATTGTGGTGGTCAATGCTACATCATATAGTCAATGAGCATGACTGGGTTCTCTCCATAGATGGATCCATTGGTAAGTGCCAGCATGGGGAACTAGATCCATCGGAGAGGAATAAACCATGGCTCAAGAAAGATTCTCCACCTCATGCTGCTCTCAGAAAAGCCATGACAAACAAACGATTCTTGAATATGTTACCATATTACAAGAACTTTAAGCATACTGGTAATCTTGAATCGTTTCATAACCATATGTTGATGTATGCTAGTAAACGATGTTCATATTCATTTGAAGGTTATGTAACAAGAATGCTGTTGTCTGCTATTGACCACAATTATCATTCAGACAGAGAATATGCAGCTCCTAAGGATGTAGTGTCAGGTTACCGGCAGAAATATAGTAAGAGGACAAGAAAGTGGGCACCTGAACGGTTGAAGGTAGCCAAGGATTATGGTTACATCCCCCAACTCATGAGAAGAATATTTTCCATGAGAGCCACAACACCAGGGCATCTTTCACAACATGTCTCTTTAGCATCAAATAATCCGCTCCTTCTGCAGTCAAATATAGCGAATGTTCCAAAGCCCAGTATTACTCAATTACTTCAGGAGCACAAGTCAcggtttgaaaaaaattaa
- the LOC139970072 gene encoding uncharacterized protein, whose amino-acid sequence MSSKDSSFLDSRIESEPMSCKCRGTCQRGKPTRRAGVGCPCKSFGSFCNYHCKCGTKKRPCRNKAPEESSASSEESSSDEGRTEDVQGSVEEAIDESAGSISHEANIQRYVKGLSRERLEDVATELLRRQPEALSDFTPPQTTRENQPTEIPLWCKCTKCSPMPTIIENKCCCRRIGDCITESQAFRDICLNVNVLSVNMQVREDELANEENRSNSNYRHYSYRNYIYWKFGRLGRGNRLVIPACCVIKIRQRFPSADGQYKGFIAGENLQD is encoded by the exons ATGTCATCCAAAGATTCCAGTTTCTTGGATTCTCGAATAGAATCGGAGCCGATGTCTTGCAAGTGCCGTGGCACTTGTCAACGCGGTAAACCTACCAGGCGAGCCGGAGTTGGATGCCCGTGTAAATCGTTTGGTTCCTTTTGCAATTATCATTGCAAATGTGGCACGAAAAAAAGACCGTGTCGCAACAAAGCACCAGAG GAAAGTTCAGCATCAAGTGAGGAAAGCTCATCTGATGAAGGAAGGACTGAAGACGTTCAAGGGTCAGTTGAAGAAGCCATTGATGAAAGTGCAGGCTCCATTTCCCATGAGGCGAATATTCAG AGGTACGTGAAAGGCTTGTCTAGAGAGAGGTTGGAAGATGTAGCAACGGAGCTTCTTCGAAGACAGCCAGAAGCCTTGAGTGATTTCACTCCACCACAAACGACAAGGGAGAACCAGCCTACAGAGATTCCATTGTGGTGCAAGTGTACTAAATGTAGTCCAATGCCAACGATCATTGAAAACAAGTGTTGTTGTAGGAGGATTGGTGATTGCATTACAGAATCTCAAGCATTCAGAGACATTTGCTTGAATGTAAATGTCTTATCGGTAAACATGCAAGTGCGTGAGGATGAACTGGCCAACGAAGAAAATAGGTCAAATTCAAACTATCGTCACTACTCATATAGGAACTACATTTACTGGAAGTTTGGACGTCTTGGCCGTGGCAACAGACTGGTCATCCCTGCTTGTTGTGTTATTAAAATAAGGCAGAGATTCCCATCAGCAGATGGGCAGTACAAGGGTTTTATTGCAGGAGAGAACCTCCAAGATTAA